The following proteins come from a genomic window of Enterobacter chengduensis:
- a CDS encoding VIT1/CCC1 transporter family protein: MHLERHSIEKVGWLRAAVLGANDGIVSTASLVLGVASANSSPSGVLLAGVAGLVAGAMSMATGEYVSVSSQADTENAALAQEKRELETDYQGEVRELTSLYMQRGLEPELARQVAEQLMVKDALDAHAREELGLTDINSAQPLQAAVFSALSFSAGAVLPLIVAWLSPLKLAFLLIILSTLFSLAVLGYISSVLSKASPVRAIIRITFWSTMAMLLSMGIGHFAGQALL, translated from the coding sequence ATGCATCTTGAACGACATAGTATCGAAAAAGTGGGATGGCTGAGGGCAGCTGTACTGGGGGCAAATGACGGAATTGTTTCGACAGCGAGCCTTGTTCTTGGGGTTGCATCTGCAAATAGCAGTCCTTCCGGTGTTTTACTTGCAGGTGTTGCAGGACTGGTTGCCGGAGCTATGTCAATGGCTACAGGGGAATATGTTTCCGTCTCATCTCAGGCGGATACCGAAAACGCAGCACTTGCCCAGGAAAAAAGGGAGCTGGAAACTGATTATCAGGGAGAGGTGCGGGAACTGACTTCACTTTATATGCAACGTGGACTGGAGCCAGAGCTTGCCCGGCAGGTTGCGGAGCAACTTATGGTCAAAGATGCCCTGGATGCTCATGCCCGTGAAGAACTGGGGTTGACGGATATAAATTCTGCACAGCCCCTACAGGCAGCTGTCTTTTCTGCCCTGAGTTTTTCCGCTGGTGCGGTGTTACCCTTAATCGTGGCATGGCTCTCCCCTCTGAAACTGGCTTTTTTGTTGATAATCCTTTCCACCCTTTTTTCACTGGCGGTCCTTGGCTATATATCTTCGGTTTTGAGTAAAGCCTCTCCTGTCAGGGCGATCATAAGAATTACGTTCTGGAGTACCATGGCTATGCTTTTGTCTATGGGGATTGGTCATTTTGCAGGGCAGGCCCTGCTTTAA
- a CDS encoding lysozyme inhibitor LprI family protein, whose translation MTILIKTLKIMASGVVFVSGLTTASSTVYFLPEAKSMGVASSDKNALMFLGMDRDVNLKGICFAITKQSSSIVPLVDITATTDNGRFTMHGLRPNVSDSKEVACSFGSEAGDFLTAISKSTTVNVKLDFNGEIRNYSFDTTEFGKVLTANGQAVGEKAAKDYAQGVRAPVFYSSGSEAPKNNAVTSNVDTHSYKASDEKLNSVWKSLSPETRKRLLPSQREWIKHKSGCNNEQKCLTDMTNNRIRELESEYGK comes from the coding sequence ATGACAATTCTTATTAAAACGTTAAAAATCATGGCGTCAGGTGTTGTTTTCGTTTCAGGTTTAACCACCGCCTCCAGTACCGTGTATTTCTTGCCAGAGGCAAAATCAATGGGTGTCGCCAGCAGCGACAAAAACGCACTGATGTTTCTCGGGATGGACAGGGATGTAAATCTGAAGGGAATATGCTTCGCGATTACAAAGCAATCATCATCAATCGTTCCGCTGGTAGATATCACTGCTACAACTGATAACGGCAGATTCACGATGCACGGGTTACGCCCTAATGTCAGTGATTCTAAAGAAGTCGCTTGTTCCTTCGGGTCCGAAGCTGGTGATTTCTTGACTGCCATTTCGAAGTCAACAACCGTTAACGTGAAGCTGGACTTCAATGGCGAGATCCGCAATTACAGTTTCGACACTACAGAGTTCGGAAAGGTATTGACTGCGAATGGGCAAGCCGTGGGGGAAAAAGCAGCTAAAGACTACGCTCAGGGAGTACGTGCACCCGTTTTCTATAGCAGCGGTAGCGAAGCTCCCAAAAACAATGCAGTAACCTCAAACGTCGATACACACAGTTATAAAGCAAGCGATGAGAAACTTAATTCGGTCTGGAAAAGCCTTAGCCCTGAAACCCGAAAACGATTGCTTCCTTCTCAAAGAGAATGGATAAAGCACAAATCCGGCTGCAATAATGAACAGAAATGTCTTACCGACATGACGAACAATCGCATTCGTGAACTGGAGTCTGAATATGGAAAATAA